A DNA window from Luteolibacter luteus contains the following coding sequences:
- the hemB gene encoding porphobilinogen synthase, with protein MNLPIRPRRNRRTPAIRALVRENVLTPGDFILPLFLHEDAGDTPIASMPGVTRWSLEGLVKEAGEAHALGVPAVVLFPKIEEDLKTPLAEECHNDDGLVPRAIRALKAAHPTLCVITDVALDPYNSDGHDGVVRRDEHGQLHILNDETVEILCQQALCHARAGADIVSPSDMMDGRIAAMRAALDAEGFQNVSILSYSAKYASAFYGPFRGALDSAPKEGDKKTYQMDPGNAREAIREVLLDEAEGADMVMVKPAGPYLDIIAGVRECTTLPVAAYQVSGEYLMIESAAAAGWVDGKAIALESLMGIKRAGADMILTYYAKRAAQWLAS; from the coding sequence ATGAATCTTCCGATCCGTCCCCGTCGCAACCGCCGCACGCCCGCGATCCGCGCTCTGGTGCGTGAAAACGTGCTCACTCCCGGCGATTTCATCCTGCCGCTCTTCCTCCATGAAGATGCCGGGGACACGCCCATCGCCTCCATGCCCGGCGTCACACGTTGGTCTCTGGAGGGCTTGGTGAAGGAAGCAGGCGAAGCCCATGCACTTGGCGTGCCCGCCGTGGTGCTCTTCCCGAAGATCGAGGAAGATCTCAAGACCCCGCTTGCCGAAGAGTGCCACAATGACGATGGCCTCGTGCCCCGCGCCATCCGCGCGTTGAAGGCCGCGCATCCCACGCTCTGCGTGATCACGGATGTCGCGCTCGATCCTTACAATTCCGACGGCCACGACGGCGTGGTCCGCCGTGATGAACATGGTCAACTCCACATCCTCAATGATGAGACCGTGGAAATCCTTTGCCAGCAGGCGCTCTGCCACGCCCGTGCCGGTGCGGACATCGTTTCACCCAGCGATATGATGGACGGCCGCATCGCCGCCATGCGCGCGGCACTGGATGCGGAGGGCTTTCAAAACGTCTCGATCCTCAGCTACTCCGCGAAGTATGCCTCAGCTTTCTACGGACCCTTCCGCGGTGCACTCGATTCCGCGCCGAAGGAAGGCGACAAGAAGACCTACCAGATGGATCCCGGGAATGCCCGCGAAGCTATCCGCGAGGTGCTGCTTGATGAAGCGGAAGGTGCGGACATGGTGATGGTGAAGCCAGCCGGTCCTTACCTCGACATCATCGCCGGAGTCCGCGAATGTACGACGCTTCCCGTAGCAGCCTACCAGGTGAGCGGCGAGTATCTCATGATCGAAAGCGCTGCCGCCGCCGGATGGGTGGATGGCAAGGCCATCGCCCTCGAAAGCCTCATGGGCATCAAGCGTGCCGGCGCCGATATGATCCTGACCTACTACGCCAAGCGGGCGGCGCAGTGGCTGGCCTCGTAG